A section of the Halostella salina genome encodes:
- a CDS encoding ABC transporter permease, producing the protein MSLSPASVRAVARKDFRDAVRSKTLWILSALFVLFAAGMAYVFTLLGSGADGELTVLDLLFFLQSPVALLVPLTALLLGYKSIAGEIDSGSVKILLSLPHSRSSVVLGKLLGRTAVLTVPILIGFAVAAVVVVALYTTFSPGYYVAFVGVSVLFGLAYVSIAIAVSSLTKSTSRAAVGIFGVFALFNFLWDVLGWGIHYVVTRLGEGPATFFPGIQPPNWYLFFQRLSPNGAFAGSIASVFPGESQIEGYFPQGDVPLYLEDWFSVLILVAWTVVPLALCYRRFKAADI; encoded by the coding sequence ATGAGCCTCAGCCCCGCCTCGGTCCGTGCGGTCGCCCGAAAGGACTTCCGCGACGCCGTCCGCTCGAAGACGCTGTGGATCCTGTCGGCCCTGTTCGTCCTCTTTGCCGCCGGCATGGCGTACGTGTTCACCCTGCTGGGGTCGGGGGCCGACGGGGAACTGACCGTACTCGACCTGCTCTTTTTCCTGCAGTCGCCCGTCGCTCTGCTCGTGCCGCTGACGGCGCTGTTGCTCGGCTACAAGTCGATCGCCGGCGAGATAGACTCCGGCAGCGTGAAGATCCTGCTGTCGCTGCCCCACTCCCGGAGTTCGGTCGTCCTCGGGAAGCTGCTGGGCCGGACCGCCGTGCTCACCGTCCCGATCCTGATCGGCTTCGCCGTCGCCGCGGTGGTCGTGGTCGCGCTGTACACCACGTTCTCGCCGGGGTACTACGTCGCGTTCGTCGGGGTATCGGTGCTGTTCGGCCTCGCGTACGTGAGCATCGCGATCGCCGTGTCGTCGCTGACGAAGTCGACGTCGCGGGCCGCGGTCGGCATCTTCGGCGTGTTCGCCCTCTTCAACTTCCTCTGGGACGTGCTCGGCTGGGGGATCCACTACGTCGTCACCAGACTCGGGGAGGGACCGGCAACCTTCTTCCCCGGGATCCAGCCGCCGAACTGGTACCTGTTCTTCCAGCGCCTCTCCCCCAACGGCGCGTTCGCCGGGTCGATAGCGTCGGTGTTCCCCGGCGAGAGCCAGATCGAGGGGTACTTCCCACAGGGGGACGTGCCGCTCTACCTCGAAGACTGGTTCTCGGTGCTGATTCTGGTCGCGTGGACCGTCGTCCCGCTCGCGCTCTGCTACCGGCGGTTCAAGGCGGCCGACATCTGA
- the ligA gene encoding NAD-dependent DNA ligase LigA: MPTTETDDNPYLADPPTEFEAVDAISESTAREQAERLREAVRYHDRQYYVEHDPVIADRTYDALFARLEELEDAFDLPTEDSPTRRVGGEPVDEFDTVEHVAPMLSIDQSGEAADVREFDRRVRDEVGDVTYVCEPKFDGVSVEVVYEEGRLVRAATRGDGREGDDVTRNVRTIRAIPQRLAGDHPDFLAVRGEVYMPRDAFQAHNRERVERGEEPFANPRNATAGTLRQQDPSVVAERPLACYFFEVLDSSDGWETRWAEHEALPEFGLPVADLVERVESIDAAIDYRDRLHDERDELDYEIDGAVIKVDDRGTRDELGATSRHYRWAFAYKFPARAERTTVRDVAVQVGRTGRLTPVALLDPVDVGGVTVSRASLHNPDEIAEMGVAVGDEVRVERAGDVIPYVAEVTEHRSEGHYEFPDTCPVCDSAVERDGPMAFCTGGMACPAQLRRAVEYYASDDGLDIEGLGERSVRQFVEAGLVADSVADLYAIEREDLLDLEGWGERSAENLLAELDASKEPELPDFLSALGVPGVGPATAREIAREFGTLDAVVDATEADLQEVSDVGPTVAAQVRDFFDSEANRRALADLRERGVEPQPYEGGGDELAGVTFVFTGSLDGYTRSEAQELVERHGANATSSVSGNTDYLVAGENPGASKTNDAEREDVPVLDEAEFEGLLDERGV, encoded by the coding sequence ATGCCGACCACCGAGACGGACGACAACCCGTACCTCGCGGACCCCCCGACGGAGTTCGAGGCGGTCGACGCCATCTCCGAGTCGACGGCCCGCGAGCAGGCCGAGCGGTTGCGCGAGGCGGTGCGCTACCACGACCGGCAGTACTACGTCGAGCACGACCCGGTCATCGCGGACCGCACGTACGACGCGCTGTTCGCCCGGCTGGAGGAACTGGAGGACGCCTTCGACCTGCCGACCGAGGACAGCCCGACCCGTCGCGTCGGCGGCGAGCCGGTCGACGAGTTCGACACCGTCGAGCACGTCGCGCCGATGCTGTCGATCGACCAGAGCGGCGAGGCCGCCGACGTGCGGGAGTTCGACCGGCGCGTCCGGGACGAGGTGGGCGACGTGACGTACGTCTGCGAGCCGAAGTTCGACGGCGTCTCGGTCGAGGTCGTGTACGAGGAGGGCCGCCTCGTCCGCGCCGCCACCCGGGGTGACGGCCGCGAGGGCGACGACGTGACGCGGAACGTCCGGACGATCCGCGCGATCCCCCAGCGCCTCGCCGGCGACCATCCCGACTTCCTCGCCGTTCGCGGCGAGGTGTACATGCCGCGCGACGCGTTCCAGGCGCACAACCGCGAGCGCGTCGAGCGCGGCGAGGAGCCCTTCGCCAACCCCCGCAACGCGACCGCCGGGACGCTCCGTCAGCAGGACCCCTCCGTCGTCGCCGAGCGCCCGCTCGCCTGCTACTTTTTCGAGGTGCTCGATTCGAGTGACGGGTGGGAAACGCGGTGGGCTGAGCACGAGGCGCTGCCCGAGTTCGGCCTGCCAGTCGCCGACCTGGTCGAGCGCGTCGAGTCGATCGACGCGGCCATCGACTACCGCGACCGCCTGCACGACGAGCGCGACGAACTCGACTACGAGATAGACGGCGCGGTGATCAAGGTCGACGACCGCGGGACGCGCGACGAGCTGGGCGCGACGTCGCGGCACTACCGCTGGGCGTTCGCGTACAAGTTCCCCGCCCGCGCCGAGCGGACGACCGTTCGGGACGTGGCCGTGCAGGTCGGCCGCACCGGTCGCCTGACGCCGGTGGCCCTGCTTGACCCCGTCGACGTGGGCGGCGTCACCGTCTCGCGGGCGAGCCTCCACAACCCCGACGAGATCGCCGAGATGGGCGTCGCGGTCGGCGACGAGGTGCGCGTCGAGCGCGCCGGCGACGTGATCCCCTACGTCGCGGAGGTGACCGAGCACCGGAGCGAGGGCCACTACGAGTTCCCCGACACCTGCCCGGTCTGTGACAGCGCCGTCGAGCGCGACGGCCCGATGGCCTTCTGCACCGGCGGGATGGCCTGCCCCGCACAGCTTCGCCGGGCCGTGGAGTACTACGCCAGCGACGACGGCCTCGACATCGAGGGGCTGGGCGAGCGGAGCGTCCGCCAGTTCGTCGAGGCGGGACTGGTCGCGGACAGCGTCGCCGACCTCTACGCCATCGAGCGCGAGGACCTGCTCGACCTGGAGGGGTGGGGCGAGCGAAGCGCCGAGAACCTGCTCGCCGAACTCGACGCCTCGAAAGAGCCCGAACTCCCCGATTTCCTCTCGGCGCTGGGCGTCCCCGGCGTCGGTCCCGCAACGGCCCGGGAGATCGCCCGCGAGTTCGGCACGCTTGACGCCGTCGTCGACGCCACCGAGGCCGACCTGCAGGAGGTGTCCGACGTTGGGCCGACCGTCGCCGCGCAGGTCCGGGACTTCTTCGACAGCGAGGCGAACCGCCGGGCGCTCGCCGACCTCCGCGAGCGCGGCGTCGAGCCACAGCCCTACGAGGGCGGCGGCGACGAACTCGCCGGGGTGACGTTCGTGTTCACCGGGTCGCTGGACGGCTACACCCGGAGCGAGGCCCAGGAACTCGTGGAGCGGCACGGCGCGAACGCGACGAGCAGCGTCTCGGGCAACACGGACTACCTCGTCGCCGGCGAGAACCCCGGCGCGTCGAAGACGAACGACGCGGAGCGCGAGGACGTTCCGGTGCTGGACGAGGCCGAGTTCGAGGGTCTGCTCGACGAGCGTGGCGTCTGA
- a CDS encoding trimeric intracellular cation channel family protein: protein MSQDLVTTLFGDPFAVMNTVGLVAFALVGSSKAIREEFDVFGITIVGLAMAFAGGTTRDLLVARVPLALQSPVEIGLGLFGVGLAIALSVVLSAPDTHPVTLVADAIGLAAFATTGAIVATETGVSAFGVVAIATINAVGGGAFADVLLDRAPFILFEDFYASCAVLGGSAYWLAGELGAAASTAAVACAVVTVATRLAAVTYDWHLPTVQQLRD, encoded by the coding sequence GTGAGTCAGGATCTCGTGACGACTCTGTTCGGCGACCCCTTCGCCGTCATGAACACGGTCGGCCTGGTCGCGTTCGCGCTCGTCGGCTCGTCGAAGGCGATCCGGGAGGAGTTCGACGTGTTCGGGATCACGATCGTCGGGCTCGCGATGGCGTTTGCCGGCGGGACGACCCGCGACCTGCTCGTCGCACGGGTGCCGCTGGCGCTCCAGTCGCCGGTCGAGATCGGCCTGGGACTGTTCGGCGTCGGCCTGGCGATCGCGTTGAGCGTCGTGCTGTCCGCCCCGGATACGCATCCGGTCACGCTCGTCGCGGACGCTATCGGGCTCGCCGCCTTCGCGACGACCGGCGCGATCGTCGCGACCGAGACGGGCGTGTCGGCGTTCGGCGTCGTTGCGATCGCCACGATCAACGCCGTCGGCGGGGGTGCGTTCGCGGACGTGCTGCTCGACCGGGCACCCTTCATCCTCTTCGAGGATTTCTACGCGAGCTGTGCGGTCCTCGGCGGGAGCGCGTACTGGCTGGCGGGCGAACTGGGCGCGGCCGCGAGCACGGCTGCCGTCGCGTGCGCTGTCGTGACGGTCGCGACCCGGCTGGCCGCCGTCACGTACGACTGGCACCTCCCGACGGTGCAGCAACTGCGCGACTGA
- a CDS encoding MFS transporter, which translates to MTRPARDRTLLAGVVFVVLLAQTLLYPGISDLVAALGATTQLDASMWFLVAEFAAFVAFVGVWGAASDAAGRRVPFIAAGAVGGAVGYGALALAPAVTDLSFEAVLVVRALQGAATIGAFSLAMTMLMDLSGGHGKNMGAAGIAIGAGTATGAPLGGQLTEVDPLAPLYVASGLLLAAGLLVALVDDRAVARDGGLAEALSNLTATPTLSVPYAFGFIDRLTAGFFALVGTLYFRSTFGLDAGAAGLMLALFFAPFALLQYPFGALSDRYGRRLPIVAGSACYGVVVIAVGRAPTVALAGAGMVLVGVLGALMSPATMALVTDLAPERDRGTAMGGFNLFGSLGFLAGFLLGGTVADAYGFGTAFLVVGSLEILLAAVTLPVLLRLDIERTGTFGGTEEA; encoded by the coding sequence ATGACACGGCCGGCGCGCGACAGGACGCTGCTCGCTGGCGTCGTCTTCGTCGTGTTGCTCGCCCAGACGCTGCTGTACCCGGGTATCTCGGACCTGGTCGCCGCGCTGGGGGCGACGACGCAACTCGACGCGAGCATGTGGTTCCTCGTCGCGGAGTTCGCCGCCTTCGTCGCCTTCGTCGGCGTCTGGGGCGCGGCGAGCGACGCCGCCGGCAGGCGCGTCCCCTTCATCGCCGCCGGCGCGGTCGGCGGCGCGGTCGGCTACGGCGCGCTCGCGCTCGCCCCCGCCGTGACCGACCTCTCCTTCGAAGCGGTGCTCGTTGTCCGCGCGCTCCAGGGCGCGGCGACCATCGGCGCGTTCTCGCTCGCGATGACGATGCTGATGGACCTCTCGGGCGGTCACGGCAAGAACATGGGCGCGGCCGGGATCGCCATCGGTGCCGGCACCGCGACCGGCGCGCCGCTCGGCGGCCAGCTCACGGAGGTCGACCCGCTCGCGCCGCTGTACGTCGCCAGCGGCCTGCTGCTGGCGGCCGGCCTGCTGGTCGCGCTCGTCGACGACCGCGCCGTCGCCCGCGACGGCGGCCTCGCCGAGGCGCTGTCGAACCTGACCGCCACGCCGACGCTGTCGGTGCCGTACGCGTTCGGCTTCATCGACCGGCTCACCGCCGGCTTCTTCGCGCTGGTCGGGACGCTGTACTTCCGGTCGACCTTCGGGCTGGACGCCGGCGCGGCGGGGCTGATGCTCGCGCTCTTTTTCGCCCCCTTCGCCCTCCTTCAGTACCCCTTCGGCGCGCTGTCCGACCGGTACGGCCGCCGGCTCCCGATCGTCGCCGGCTCGGCGTGTTACGGCGTGGTCGTCATCGCCGTCGGCCGCGCGCCAACCGTCGCGCTGGCCGGCGCGGGGATGGTGCTCGTCGGCGTGCTCGGCGCGCTGATGTCGCCGGCGACGATGGCGCTGGTCACGGACCTCGCGCCCGAACGCGACCGCGGGACGGCGATGGGCGGGTTCAACCTGTTCGGCAGCCTCGGCTTCCTCGCGGGCTTTCTCCTCGGCGGGACGGTGGCCGACGCGTACGGCTTCGGGACGGCGTTTCTCGTCGTCGGGAGCCTCGAAATCCTGCTCGCCGCCGTGACCCTGCCCGTCCTCCTGCGGCTGGACATCGAGCGGACCGGGACGTTCGGCGGGACCGAGGAGGCGTGA
- a CDS encoding O-acetylhomoserine aminocarboxypropyltransferase/cysteine synthase family protein: MTNDDEDGEQGLSTRSVHAGGSPDDATGARATPLYQTTSYEFPDADRAAELYALNAEDHIYSRISNPTVEVLEERLASLEGGTGAVATASGMAALDAATLVLAESGDNVVCSTDTYGGTTAYLSHTADRRGIEARFVDTLDYDAYREAVDEDTAYVHVETVGNPSLVTPDFERVAEIAHDAGVPLVVDNTFATPALCRPLEHGADVVWESTTKWLHGSGTTVGGVLVEDGAFDWEANGYDEIAGDNDAYHDTDFARDFPDAPFAAAVRYRSLRSLGDQQSPFDAWQTLQGLESFPLRMERHCENAAVVAEYLADHDDVAWVAYPGLDSHETHENASEYLEGGYGGMIAFGLEGGYEAGKAFCERVELASFLANIGDAKTLVIHPASTTHGQLSPEEQRQAGVTTDLIRLSVGIEDPADILADIERGIEAT, translated from the coding sequence ATGACCAACGACGACGAGGACGGCGAGCAGGGCCTCTCGACCCGCTCGGTCCACGCGGGCGGGTCGCCAGACGACGCGACGGGCGCTCGCGCGACGCCGCTCTACCAGACCACCTCCTACGAGTTTCCCGACGCCGACCGCGCCGCGGAGCTGTACGCGCTGAACGCCGAGGACCATATCTACTCCCGGATCAGCAACCCCACCGTCGAGGTGCTGGAGGAGCGCCTCGCCAGCCTCGAAGGCGGCACCGGCGCGGTCGCGACGGCCAGCGGGATGGCCGCGCTGGACGCGGCGACGCTCGTCCTCGCCGAGTCCGGCGACAACGTCGTCTGCTCGACGGACACGTACGGCGGCACGACGGCGTACCTCTCCCACACCGCGGACCGCCGGGGGATCGAGGCCCGATTCGTCGACACGCTGGACTACGACGCCTACCGCGAGGCGGTCGACGAGGACACCGCGTACGTCCACGTCGAGACGGTCGGCAACCCGTCGCTGGTGACGCCCGATTTCGAGCGCGTCGCCGAAATCGCCCACGACGCGGGCGTCCCGCTCGTCGTCGACAACACGTTCGCCACGCCCGCGCTCTGTCGGCCGCTGGAGCACGGCGCGGACGTGGTCTGGGAGTCCACGACCAAGTGGCTCCACGGGTCGGGCACCACCGTCGGCGGCGTCCTCGTCGAGGACGGCGCGTTCGACTGGGAAGCGAACGGCTACGACGAGATCGCCGGCGACAACGACGCGTACCACGACACGGACTTCGCGCGTGACTTCCCGGACGCGCCGTTCGCGGCCGCCGTGCGCTACCGCTCGCTGCGGAGCCTCGGCGACCAGCAGTCGCCGTTCGACGCCTGGCAGACCCTCCAGGGGCTGGAATCGTTCCCCCTGCGGATGGAACGCCACTGCGAGAACGCCGCCGTCGTCGCGGAGTACCTCGCGGACCACGACGACGTGGCGTGGGTCGCCTACCCCGGCCTCGACTCCCACGAGACTCACGAGAACGCCAGCGAGTACCTGGAGGGCGGCTACGGCGGCATGATCGCGTTCGGGCTTGAGGGCGGTTACGAGGCGGGGAAGGCGTTCTGCGAGCGCGTCGAACTCGCCTCCTTCCTGGCGAACATCGGCGACGCCAAGACGCTGGTCATCCACCCGGCCAGCACGACCCACGGCCAGCTCTCGCCCGAGGAACAGCGACAGGCGGGCGTCACGACCGACCTGATCCGGCTCTCGGTCGGCATCGAGGACCCCGCCGACATCCTCGCGGACATCGAACGGGGGATCGAGGCCACATGA